GGCGGTAGAAACAGAAGGCGGTAAAGCGCTTGAAAATGGTTTCGCCTTTGCGCTTGTTGCGCTGGGCGTAAACGACCTGGTAACCTTCGCGCCACTTTTCGAGCATTTCGTGAATCAGGCTCGGCGGGTCTTGCAAGTCGCCGTCGATAATGACGACTGCGTCGCCTGTAGAATGGTCGAGGCCTGCGCTGAATGCGGCCTGGTGGCCGAAATTGCGGCTGAAGTTGATAATCTTGTTGTTCGGATTCTGGGGCAAAAGCGATTCTACGATTTCGCGGGTCTTGTCCTTGGAACCATCGTTTACAAAGATGAGTTCGTGCTCGATATTCTTGAGTTCTTCTTCAAGAACGCGGTAGGTTTCGGCGACGATTTCTTCTTCGTTAAAAACAGGAATGATTACAGATAACAGCATGATTTACCTAGGGAATAAGCGCGGGGTTGATGATGTCGACGTGATCGCAGTCCATGTCTTCGTAAGAGTTGGTCTTGATGATAAGCGTCTTCACGTTTTCGACGCTCACTTCGGCAACCTTTAAATTGCCGAGTGCGAATCGGCCGCTGTCGTGAATCACGTTGCCGTCGGCGATGATTTGCAATTGCACACCGTCGCTGCAGAGCGATTCTTCGTCAAGGCCGTAACCCATCTTGAAAGTCTTGTACTTGCCTTCGATATTGAATACCGTTTCGGAAGAGGCGTGTGTGCCAAAGCCGTCGTTGTAGAGCTTGCCACCCACCTTGAACGTATTGCCTTCAAGCGAGGTGTTCTTGTGGAGCTTGCCCCAAGCCTGCTTGTGGCTCACGTAGGGCAATTCTGTCAGCTGCACGGCGCCTTCGGCATTGTTAAAGTAGAACTTCTGGATGTCGGCCATGAGTTTGCCGTTTTCGCGATTCTGTACCACGAATTCCATCTGGTTGTAGCCGGACTTTAACTTGTCATTAGCGATGCTTCCGCTAAAGCTTCCGTTAGAGTAAGCGCCGTGTGCAATGGTGTCGCCATCGAAAAGAATGGTGTAGTCCCATTGGTTTGCAACGGCGGCGGTTTCGTTCAGGTTGAATCGGTAGAAGAGCGATTGCTTGGTGGAATCTTCGGAACCGGCTCTTAGTTCAAGATCGCTTACGGCAATAATGTTTTGCGGGTTGAATTCCTTGCGGCCGTTGAACTTGGCGATTTGCACCCAGTAGTTGTTGGTAATCAGGATGTTCTTGACGCCTTCCAGGTCCATGTCGCGTTCAAACACGTCGCAGGTGGTGGCAATGCGGTGTTCCACGGCCTTCTTGTGGTAAGTCTGGCTATCCCAGCAGTCAAGACCGCGAATGTAGTAGACTTCGCCTTTGTACTTATCGATGAGCTTCTTGAGGTCAAGCGTGCTCATTTGGCGTGCGCGGTCGTAATGGATAGACGATACCCCGTAACCGATAAAATGCCAGGGGCGGCCGTAAATGAACATGCGTTCCTTTTTCGGCTGTTCCTTGAGCCAACTCAGAATTTCGTATTCTTCGATGGTCAGGTGGTTACGGTTGTACATGATGTTCTTGTTGAAATCTTCTTTGTAGTGGAAAGTCCAACCGGTAAAGATAAGGCCTGCAACAAGAGTGACCAGGGCGGTCGTCATCGCGTTTTGCTTGGCGTCCTTGCTGCCCATGGAGCTAATCAGCAATTGCACCAGGTGCGTTACCGGGAGCGCGCCGACAAATGCCATCGACGGCAACATGACCAGGCTGTAGCGCTGGTTAATCTGGATGCTGAAATCGCCCGAGACGTTTTCGAGAATCACGTACGTCTGAATGTGGTACAAGAGCAAGAAGGCGAGAATTTCGAGGTAGAAGTATTCCTTCTTCTTGGCGCCCCAAATGGCGCGGACCAACAAGTAAATGGCGCCGATGGCGAACAGGTAATTAAAGTAAGTGAGGAAGGGGTTTTCGAGTTCGCCGTTCTTGGTGAGCGGCTTGGTCATTTCGGCCCAGTTGCGGGCGAGGTCTTCAAGGAAGTGGCCGTGGGCTTCGAATTCGCCGCCCTGGAATCCGAATCCCTGGAAATAACTGATGGTGAGGAGTGCCGGAACCGAGAACAGCGACAGCGTCACGAAGAATACGGGGGCCTTAGGGCCCTTGCTGTCCAGAATCTTGGGAAGGGCGAACACGATGAAGGCGAGGAGGCAGAAGACCGTTTCTTGGCGGGTCTGTGCAAAGAAGGCCAGCGAGAGTGCCAACAAAGCCCAGTGCTTAAGGGTATTGCGGTCGTAGGCCCACTTGAAAATCAACAGCGAAAGGGCGGAAAGGAAAATGTAGAGCGGTTCCACCGACATGGCGCGGAACTGGAAAAGTACCGTGGGCTGTAATGCGGTCAGTAGGGCGGCAAAGAAGGCGAGCAGGGGCATTCGTGTCCAGGCGACAATCGCAAGGAACATCAGGAGCACCGCCAGCGGGAGCATCAGGAGTTCCATGTGGAAAATCCAGTGCAGGTTGTTGCCCAGGAGCGGCATGCCGAGCAGGTAAAGGAAGGCGAGGCCCTTGGTCTTGAAACTGTTCGACTTGCCGACGCAATTCAGCTTGCCATTTTCGAAGAATCCCTGGTTGCAGGTGCCCGATTCCTGGTTGTAATACATATTCTGGGCAACCGACATGAACACACTTTCGTCGCTCTGCACGCGGTGGCGGGCTTCAATCTGGGTGCCGGCGAAAATCGTAATCGCGGCGGTAAAGGCGAGCATCAGGATAGAAATCTTCTTTTCGGGCAGAATGCCCTTGATCCATTCCCTGAAATCTTTATGCAAAAGGGCGAAAATGACAATCGCTGCAATCAGCTGAACGATAAATAGCGGGAGCGGCAGGTACAGGTCAAGATTCTTGATGGTATCTTTGTGCCCGATATTGGGACCTAGGTAAATCAGGAACGGAATTGCAATTGATACGACAAGGCCGATAATGGTTCCCGGATGGGCGAGATTCTTCAAAAGTCCAATAATGAAAGCTTTCATTTTATAAATATAAATAATGAAGGCGCCCAAGGGCGCCTAGTTCGTTTGGAATTAATCCGATTTCATTTTTGTGTGAGCATTACTTCTTCTTTTTGCTCTTTTTGCTTTTTTTGCTGGATTTCTTCGAAGACTTTTTAGACTTCTTGCTGGACTTCTTGGAAGACTTCTTGACTGCGGGCTTGGGTTCCGGTTCCGGAGCAGGTTCTGCGGCCGGTTCGGGTTCCGGTTCGGGCTCGGCAACTGCTTCGGGTTCAGCGGCAGCTTCTTCTGCGGCAGGCTCTTCGGCCGGGGCTTCTTCTGCTACAGGTTCCGTAGATTCGGTTGATTCGCTGGCAGTGGTGTCTTCGGAAGGAGTTTCTTCGGAGGCGCCGTAGCCGTAATCAGTTTCAGAGGTCGTTGCCGTGGTGTCCGGTTCAGAAGAGTCGTAAGCTCCGCCGGAGTAGTCAAAACCGGAGGATTCCTGCTGCGGTTCCGGTTCGCTGGATTCCGTGTTCTGGAAGGCGTCCATGTTGTAGGGGTTTTCAGACTTTTCTTCGGCCGGCTTCTTGTCGCCAGAAAGGTTGAAACCGTAAGAGAGCATGACGCCTACGCGGCCGGACGATGCCCTGACCTTGGTGTCCATGCTTTCGTAAGACTTGAGGAGAGAGGTGTAGTCGTAGTTGACTTCAAGTCCGATATTGAACGGCAGGATGACGCCGATACCGCCCTGGACAAAGAAGTTGAGAGGCTTTTCCCACCAGTTTCCGTTGCCCGAAAGCGGAGCGAGTGTACCGGCTCTTGCAACGATGTAGGGAGAAACGGCGTACTTGTCCTTGATCGGGTCGTAAGAAATGGTACCCCACAGAGGAACGGTAGCCGGCGTTACGACGGTGCCGCCCTTTTGCTGGGCGCTTTTATAGCCCAAGCCGCCACCGAAACGGATAGGAATGTTTTCGGGGGAGACGAGAATTTCGGAACCAATCATAAATACGAGATCGGTATCCCACTTGATGTCAGCCTTGTTGCCGCCCTTATCGTAAGCGAGGTTCACTTTTGTGGGGAAGAGAATTTCGGTGAGAGGGCGAATCTCAAGAGCGTTTGCGGTACCGACGAGACCTGCCAAGGTTACTAAAGCTGTTTTGTAAATATTTTTTAGCATATTAAGAGACCTTTGTTTTTCCTGCCCCAAAAATAGATATAAAACGTCCGTATATTCCCACTGATTTGGTAAAACATTTTTCACTAAGTTCCATTAATTATAAGGAGATTATAAGGTGTTTTCTGATGGGTTACCTTGAGAGATTGGCCAAAAAAAGTTAAATTTGGGTCGCAAATTCTAAAGAGAGGTTAAAAAAGTGCAAGACGCGTTGGTTACAAAAGCGGCTGACAACATTCGAATCCTTTCCGCTGCCATGGTGCAGAAGGCAAAGTCCGGTCACCCGGGTGGAGCCATGGGCGCAGCAGACGCCATTACGCTCCTGTATTCGGAATTTCTCCGTTTTGACCCCGAAAACCCCTACTGGGAAGCCCGCGACCGCTTCTTTATGGACCCGGGCCACATGTCCGCGCTCCTGTACGGCGAACTTGCCATGCTCGGCAACCTCTCGATGGAAGACCTCAAGAATTTCCGCCAGCTGGGTTCCCGCACTCCGGGTCACCCCGAAGTCGAAGTCGCCCTCGGCATTGAAAACTCCTCGGGCCCGCTCGGTATCGGTCATGCCGTAGCCCTCGGTAACGCTATTGCCGAACGCTTCATGGTCGAACGCTTTGGCGACATCCTGCAGCACAAGGTGGTCTGCCTCGTGTCTGACGGCGGCCTCGAAGAAGAAATCGCTTACGGTGTGGGTCGTATTGCCGGTCATCTGAAGCTTTCTAACCTCATTTTCTTCTACGACGCCAACCAGGTGCAGCTGTCCTGCAAGGTCGAAGACGTGATGAGCCACGACTTCAAGAAGCAGTACGAAGCATGGGGCTTCCGCGTGATTGACGTGGCCGACGGTCACAACATTGCAGAACTCCGCAAGGCTTTCAAGGCCGCTTGGGCCGAAACCGAAAAGCCGACCATCATCATCGGTCACACCACCATGGCCAAGGGCGCCATTGCCGAAGACGGCAAGTCCTTCGAAGGTGCCGTTTCTACCCACGGTCAGCCGCTGAACGCTGCTGGTGCTTCTACCGACGCAACCGTGAAGAACCTCGGCGGCGATCCGGCCGATGCATTCAAGATTTTTGACGACGTGAAGGCAGGCTTCGAAGCCCGCAAGGAAGAACTCCGCAAGGAAGTCGCCGAATGGAAGAAAGCCAAGGCTGCTTGGGATGCCAAGAACCCGGAAAAGGCTGCCACCCTCAAGGAATGGCTCTCGGGCAAGGCTCCGAAGATCGACCTTTCTGGCCTCGAACTCAAGGAAGGTGTCGCTACCCGCGTGACTTCCGGTACCGTGCTCGGCTACCTCGCTGAAAACGTGAAGAACTGCATCTGCAGCTCTGCTGACCTTTCTAACTCCGACAACACCCAGGCCTTCCTCAACAAGACCGGCATCTTCCGCGCAGGCGACTTCAAGGGTGCCTTCGTTCAGGTGGGCGTTGCCGAACTGACTATGGGCGCCATCTGCTGCGGTATCGCACTGCACGGCGGCCTCTATCCGATTTGTGCTACATTCTTCGTGTTCAGCGACTTCATGAAGCCGGCAATCCGTATGGCAGCCCTCATGAAGCTCCCGGTCAAGTTCATGTATACGCATGACAGCTTCCGCGTGGGCGAAGACGGCCCGACGCACCAGCCGATCGAACACGAAACCCAGATCCGTTTGCTCGAAGGTCTCAAGCGCGAAGACGGCAAGTCCGAAATGCTGGTGCTCCGCCCGGCCGACGCCTTCGAAACCGTGACCGCCTGGGAAATGGCTTTTGAAAACAACGATCGCCCGACCGCGATTATCCTTACCCGCCAGAACGTGAAGACGCTCCCCGGTGACAAGCGCTACGAAGCCTCCAAGGCATGCCGCAAGGGTGCCTACATCGTGAGCGACAACTGTGGCTCCGCACGCCCGGACCTGACCTTCGTGTCTAACGGTTCCGACGTGCTCCTGACTCACGACGCCGCTGAAATCCTCCGTGGCGAAGGCCTCAAGGTTCGCGTGGTCTCCATGATCAGCCCGGCCCTCTTCATGGCTCAGGACAAGGCTTACCGCGAATCCGTGATTGTTCCTTGGACTCCGGTGTTTGCAAAGTCCAGCGGCCTTCCGCTCCTGTTCGCCCAGATCGTGGGCGGCTTCGGCAAGGTCTCCGGTCTCGAACGCTTTGGCGCCTCTGCTCCGGCTGGCGTGCTCGAAAAGGAATTCGGTTACACTCCGGAAGCTGTTGTGGCTGCCGCGAAGGAATACCTCGCTGAAT
This genomic window from Fibrobacter sp. UWB5 contains:
- a CDS encoding NPCBM/NEW2 domain-containing protein; this encodes MKAFIIGLLKNLAHPGTIIGLVVSIAIPFLIYLGPNIGHKDTIKNLDLYLPLPLFIVQLIAAIVIFALLHKDFREWIKGILPEKKISILMLAFTAAITIFAGTQIEARHRVQSDESVFMSVAQNMYYNQESGTCNQGFFENGKLNCVGKSNSFKTKGLAFLYLLGMPLLGNNLHWIFHMELLMLPLAVLLMFLAIVAWTRMPLLAFFAALLTALQPTVLFQFRAMSVEPLYIFLSALSLLIFKWAYDRNTLKHWALLALSLAFFAQTRQETVFCLLAFIVFALPKILDSKGPKAPVFFVTLSLFSVPALLTISYFQGFGFQGGEFEAHGHFLEDLARNWAEMTKPLTKNGELENPFLTYFNYLFAIGAIYLLVRAIWGAKKKEYFYLEILAFLLLYHIQTYVILENVSGDFSIQINQRYSLVMLPSMAFVGALPVTHLVQLLISSMGSKDAKQNAMTTALVTLVAGLIFTGWTFHYKEDFNKNIMYNRNHLTIEEYEILSWLKEQPKKERMFIYGRPWHFIGYGVSSIHYDRARQMSTLDLKKLIDKYKGEVYYIRGLDCWDSQTYHKKAVEHRIATTCDVFERDMDLEGVKNILITNNYWVQIAKFNGRKEFNPQNIIAVSDLELRAGSEDSTKQSLFYRFNLNETAAVANQWDYTILFDGDTIAHGAYSNGSFSGSIANDKLKSGYNQMEFVVQNRENGKLMADIQKFYFNNAEGAVQLTELPYVSHKQAWGKLHKNTSLEGNTFKVGGKLYNDGFGTHASSETVFNIEGKYKTFKMGYGLDEESLCSDGVQLQIIADGNVIHDSGRFALGNLKVAEVSVENVKTLIIKTNSYEDMDCDHVDIINPALIP
- a CDS encoding transketolase, with the protein product MQDALVTKAADNIRILSAAMVQKAKSGHPGGAMGAADAITLLYSEFLRFDPENPYWEARDRFFMDPGHMSALLYGELAMLGNLSMEDLKNFRQLGSRTPGHPEVEVALGIENSSGPLGIGHAVALGNAIAERFMVERFGDILQHKVVCLVSDGGLEEEIAYGVGRIAGHLKLSNLIFFYDANQVQLSCKVEDVMSHDFKKQYEAWGFRVIDVADGHNIAELRKAFKAAWAETEKPTIIIGHTTMAKGAIAEDGKSFEGAVSTHGQPLNAAGASTDATVKNLGGDPADAFKIFDDVKAGFEARKEELRKEVAEWKKAKAAWDAKNPEKAATLKEWLSGKAPKIDLSGLELKEGVATRVTSGTVLGYLAENVKNCICSSADLSNSDNTQAFLNKTGIFRAGDFKGAFVQVGVAELTMGAICCGIALHGGLYPICATFFVFSDFMKPAIRMAALMKLPVKFMYTHDSFRVGEDGPTHQPIEHETQIRLLEGLKREDGKSEMLVLRPADAFETVTAWEMAFENNDRPTAIILTRQNVKTLPGDKRYEASKACRKGAYIVSDNCGSARPDLTFVSNGSDVLLTHDAAEILRGEGLKVRVVSMISPALFMAQDKAYRESVIVPWTPVFAKSSGLPLLFAQIVGGFGKVSGLERFGASAPAGVLEKEFGYTPEAVVAAAKEYLAEFKANVAEFKKFN